The proteins below are encoded in one region of Sander lucioperca isolate FBNREF2018 chromosome 11, SLUC_FBN_1.2, whole genome shotgun sequence:
- the ddx10 gene encoding probable ATP-dependent RNA helicase DDX10, which yields METKGTNPVGKKRKPVKMKDGTDPVKNFEKWKKKYNKTKAQVKRERPQKKPEWQVEREYIDKLVSRYGDINSNEAVKFSDFPISKKTLLGLQGAQYRQPTEIQRQTIGFALLGKDVLGAAKTGSGKTLAFLIPVLECLYRQQWSSMDGLGALIISPTRELAYQTFEVLRKVGKNHEFSAGLIIGGKDLKSESEKIHRTNIVICTPGRLLQHMDETAAFHATDLHMLVLDEADRILDMGFADTLNAIVENLPKSRQTLLFSATQTKSVKDLARLSLKDPEYVWVHEKAKFSTPATLEQSYVVCELHQKVNMLYSFIRSHLKKKIIVFFACCKEVQYLFRVLCRLRPGMPILALHGKQQQMKRVEVYNDFLRKQNAVLFATDIAARGLDFPAVNWVLQFDCPEDADTYIHRVGRTARYKEGGEALLLLLPSEEKGMVGQLQEKKVPITKIQVNPDKLQSVQQKLQAFLAQEKEQKERAQRCFVSYLRSVYLMKNKEVFDVFKLQIQEYAASLGLAVAPRVRFLSKAQAQRAEKDGQREEEQSEEEEEEELRSFKARLKGNVPPEESPSSESEDLGGDEESGDEAEVDQPMSRLLGADDNEDEDDLRDLDLLTVKRKDVFSLTAGEESPEEPAEDSRKKSEKETKFTEAKKALKRNFQVNTKVAFSEEGEAVQLWPPVQRAAADDEEEEEEGVSGINMEKARERLQREDQEFDKHEYSRKVKAKHREKRLKAKAARREASKQHGRKSDSEDEEDEVVAYLANHSEDEFDPSTLPDPDKLHSEEEEDEAGTTAAKRQHSSDSSDEEEKQLPVGKRKKVGRPNDEPTALDTGLSLAEDEELVLHLLGGRS from the exons ATGGAGACAAAAGGCACAAACCCTGTCGGGAAGAAACGTAAACCCGTGAAGATGAAAGACGGCACCGACCCCGTCAAAAACTTCgagaaatggaagaaaaaatACAACAAGACGAAAGCACAAGTGAAGAGAGAGCGACCGCAGAAGAAGCCCGAGTGGCAGGTCGAACGGGAGTACATCGACAAGCTCGTTAGCAGGTACGGTGACATAAACTCCAATGAGGCTGTTAAGTTCTCAGACTTCCCAATTTCAAAGAAAACCTTGTTAGGTTTGCAGGGGGCTCAGTACAGACAGCCCACGGAGATCCAGAGACAGACTATCGGCTTCGCTTTGCTCGGGAAAGATGTCCTCGGCGCGGCTAAGACCGGCTCCGGGAAGACGTTAGCCTTTCTCATCCCGGTGCTGGAGTGTCTGTATCGCCAGCAGTGGAGCTCCATGGACGGCCTCGGCGCTCTCATCATATCCCCCACCAGAGAGCTCGCCTACCAGACCTTCGAAGTCCTCCGCAAGGTGGGCAAGAACCACGAGTTCTCCGCGGGGCTCATCATCGGCGGGAAGGACCTCAAGAGCGAGTCGGAGAAGATCCACCGCACCAACATCGTCATCTGCACCCCGGGCCGGCTGCTCCAGCACATGGACGAGACGGCCGCCTTCCACGCCACCGACCTCCACATGCTGGTCCTGGACGAGGCGGACCGCATCCTGGACATGGGGTTCGCCGACACGCTCAACGCCATTGTGGAGAACCTGCCCAAGTCCCGGCAGACGCTGCTGTTCTCCGCCACGCAGACCAAGTCGGTCAAAGACCTGGCCCGGCTCAGCCTCAAAGACCCGGAGTACGTGTGGGTTCACGAGAAGGCTAAGTTCAGCACGCCGGCCACCCTGGAGCAGAGCTACGTGGTGTGTGAGCTCCACCAGAAGGTCAACATGCTGTACTCGTTCATCAGGAGCCACCTGAAAAAGAAGATCATCGTCTTTTTCGCTTGCTGCAAGGAGGTGCAGTACCTGTTCCGGGTCCTGTGCCGCCTCAGACCGGGCATGCCCATCCTGGCTCTGCATGGCAAGCAGCAGCAGATGAAGAGAGTGGAGGTCTACAATGACTTCCTAAGGAAGCAGAACGCTGTGCTCTTTGCCACTGACATAGCCGCCAGAGGCCTGGACTTCCCTGCCGTCAACTGGGTGCTGCAGTTTGACTGTCCGGAAGACGCAGACACCTACATCCACAGGGTGGGCCGGACGGCCCGGTACAAGGAGGGGGGAGAGGCcttactgctgctgcttcccTCAGAGGAGAAGGGCATGGTTGGCCAGCTGCAAGAGAAGAAAGTTCCAATCACTAAGATCCAG GTGAACCCAGACAAACTGCAGAGTGTTCAGCAGAAGCTGCAGGCCTTCCTGGCCCAggagaaggagcagaaggagagggctCAGCGGTGTTTTGTCTCCTACCTGCGCTCCGTCTACCTGATGAAGAACAAAGAGGTGTTTGACGTCTTCAAACTCCAGATTCAGGAGTACGCGGCCTCTCTGGGCCTCGCCGTGGCTCCAAGGGTGCGCTTCCTCAGTAAAGCCCAGGCACAGAGGGCTGAGAAAGACggccagagagaggaggagcagtctgaagaagaagaggaggaggagctgaggAGCTTCAAGGCCCGGCTGAAAGGAAACGTTCCTCCTGAGGAAAGTCCGAGCTCCGAGTCGGAAGATTTGGGCGGCGATGAGGAAAGTGGTGATGAAGCAGAGGTGGATCAGCCCATGAGCCGTCTCCTGGGTGCAGATGACAACGAGGATGAGGACGATCTGAGAGACTTGGACCTGCTGACGGTCAAAAGAAAGGACGTCTTCAGTCTGACGGCGGGCGAGGAGAGTCCCGAAGAACCCGCCGAGGACTCCAGAAAGAAATCGGAAAAGGAGACAAAGTTCACAGAAGCCAAAAAGGCCCTGAAGAGGAACTTCCAAGTCAACACCAAAGTGGCTTTCAGCGAAGAAGGCGAGGCCGTGCAGCTGTGGCCTCCGGTCCAGCGGGCGGCGGCCGACgacgaggaggaagaagaggagggggttTCGGGTATCAACATGGAGAAGGCCCGGGAGAGGCTGCAGCGCGAGGACCAGGAGTTTGACAAGCACGAGTACAGCCGCAAAGTGAAAGCCAAGCACAGGGAGAAGAGGCTGAAGGCGAAGGCGGCCAGGAGGGAGGCCAGCAAGCAGCACGGCCGCAAGTCTGACTcggaggacgaggaggacgaGGTGGTGGCGTACCTGGCCAATCACAGCGAAGACGAGTTTGACCCCAGCACCCTGCCGGACCCTGACAAACTGCActctgaggaagaggaggacgaggcGGGGACAACGGCAGCCAAACGGCAGCACAGCAGCGACAGCAGCGACGAGGAAGAGAAGCAGCTCCCAGTGGGGAAGAGGAAGAAAGTGGGGCGACCGAACGATGAGCCCACAGCCCTGGACACTGGTCTCTCCCTGGCCGAAGACGAGGAGTTGGTCTTGCATCTGCTGGGAGGGCGCAGTTAG